The sequence CGTTGAAGGCTACCGCGTTGCAGGCGACGGCCTGACCGAGCTGCTCGCGCGGAACGAGCTCAGCGAGGAGTGCCTGGCGCGCAGGGACGTCGAAGGCGTTCAGCGTTCCCTGAAAGAAGGCGAGCGCCATGATGGCCGGCGTGGTCGCCGCACCTCGAAAAGCCAGCACCCCGAGCGTAAGACTCGGGACGATCGAGCTAAGCTGTGTGACCAGGAGGAGGGTGCGACGGTCGAAGCGGTCCGCGCTCGCCCCACCAAACACCCCGAAGAGCAGCACCGGCAGGGAAAGCATCACCGCCGTGAGCGCCAGATGCGCCGGCGACCCGGTCAGGGACCAGACCAGCCACCCCTGGGCCACCGACTGCATGACGCTTCCGAGCCAGGAGAGCCCCTGCCCGGTCCAGAAGAGGCGGTAGTTGCCGTCGGTGATCAGGGGAATGCGTTTGGCGATCTCCATACCTGCCTCATTGAAACTATCCTGGCCAAGAGAGGAGGGCCGCAGGATTCGGGAGGCGCCACGCGGGCGCCTCCCTGCTTATGATTCCTTAGTTACTTGCCCATCGCCATCTTCGCGGCATTCTCGCCCGCGATCCTGCCGAAGGTGATGGTCTGGGAGATGGAGTTGCCCCCCAGGCGGTTCTTGCCGTGCACCCCGCCGGTCCCCTCTCCCGCAGCGTAGAGGCCCGGGATCACCTTGCCGTCCTTGCCGAGCACCTCGCTGCCGATGGTGATCTTCAGGCCGCCCATGGTGTAGTGCACGCCCGGTTTCACCTCAATGGCGTAATACCCGGCGGTGCGCAGGGCGCGCGGCAGGTCGGGGCGCTTGAACTCCGCGTCGTTTTTGTCGTCGACCGCCTTGTTGTAGGAGGCGATGGAGGCTTCCAGCGCGTCGGCAGGCACCTTGATCGCGGCGGCGAGATCGCGCACCGAGCCCCCCTGGCTGACCAGGTTCAGGTGGAAGTAGCCGTCGATCTGCTTCAGGCTCTTGCGTACCCCCTCGTCGAACACCAGGAAGGCGGACTGCCCCTTCTGGGCGAGGATGGCGGCGGAACACTTGTCGCGGGTGGTGAGCTCGTTCACGAAACGCTTCCCTTCGTGGTTCACCAGGATGGCGCCGTTGCCGCGTACCGCCTCTGTGATCAGGGTGCGGCTTCCGGCGGCCACGGTGGGATGGATCTGTATCTCCTTCATGTCTTTCAGCTCGCCGCCGGCCTGGTTCCCGAGTTCGATGCCGTCACCGGTCGCGCCGGGCTGGTTCGAGGTGGTCATCCCTTTGTACTCGGGGCGGTAGAAGGCGACGCGCTCGGGGTTGGCCGAGAAACCGCCCGCCGCGATGATGACCGCCTTGGCCTTGATGGTGTACTCGCCGCTGTGTTTGCCGGCCACCCGTACGCCGATCACGCGCCCTTTCTTGTCCTCGAGGATCTTCACGACCTTGCTGTTGATACGGATGTCGAGGTTGCGCTGGGCTGCGTTTTTGCGCAGCACCTCGGTGATGTGAGCGCCGACCGCGGCGCCACCTTTCGGGCGATGGGTGCGGTTCACGCTCGCCCCCCCCATGCGGCCGACATCGCTCAGGTCAGCGCCGAGGCGGGTCAGCCAGTCGACCGACGAAGCGGAATTTTTGGCCAGCACCATGGCGAGCGCCGGGTCGTTCAGGTTGCCGCCGCCGGTCATGGTGTCCTTGTACATGAGGTCGACGGAATCGGGAATCCCCTTCTCTTTCTGATAGACGGTTTCGGCCGCGTTCATCCCGCCTGCCGCGAGCATGCTGTTGCCTCCGGTGATCGGCTGCTTCTCGATGATGATCACCTTGGCACCGGCATCGTGGGCGGTGATCGCCGCGGTGAAGCCGGCGGCGCCGGCGCCGATCACGACGATGTCCGCCTTGTCGGCCCGTTTGGCCTGCCTTGACGTCGCTGCAGCCTTTGTCGCGACCGCCCCTCCCCCCGGGATTTTCATATCGAAGGCATGGCAGCTAAGACAGTAGGCCCAGGAAGCGGTGTGGCCGTGGTGACAGGTGGTGCAGTTGATGTCGCCCAGGTGCGAGCGGTGCGGGTTCACCTCCTCGCGGGACTTGCCACCAAGCTCGGCCAGGGTGCCGTGGCAACCGACGCAACGGCTGTTCACCCCCTTCTCGCTGTCGTCAACGACGACCTTCTTCCCCTTGCCGTGGCAATCCGAGCACGCCACCTTCCCCTGGTGCAGTTTTGCCAGGGGCTCTGCACCGCCGGCCCAAAGCACCGTAGCCGATACCAGCACCAACAGTGCCGCCAACAAAATGCCCAACCTTGATTTCATCATCTTTCTCCTTTCGCGTCTGTTTGCGTATTACCGCCCGCCTCCGGTTGGTATGACCGTTACCGGAAAGCGCCCTCCCGAAGGGGGCGCCCCTGCGCCTTCTGACAGAGCACGAGCGATGCCAACACCACCACCGACCGTAAAGATGCTGATTTAATGATAACTTTAGCCACCGCCTTCAAGAGCGCAAGAAGGGCCAACGATAACCATAGGTTATGGAACGAGCACCGCTCATTAGTAAAGTATCCAATACTTTCAAATGTTTACCAACAGGTATAACCCAGGGTTATGGTTATACCCTTCGGCAATACCTTTTCGTGGTCCCATTTCTCCCATACCAGGGGCAAATCAACGGGGCAAATCAGTTGCCAGCGCACACGCAAACATGATATGCATACGCAGTTTTTTGCATGTAATGCGGGCCGCGTGCTGCACGGCGGTGAAATGTGATGCTGGCCCTTCAAGCGGAGGTGTTCCAATGGGGAAAGAGAGAGCAGCAAGGCAGGAGACGCGGCAAAATCAAAGTACCGCGACGGGGGTAAGGCGCTCGCCATTTGAGATCCTGGGCGGCAGCGCGTGGCTGCAGCTCGCCTTGATCGCCCTGGTGGGACTTCTGGCCTATTCCAACACCTTTCATGCCCCCTTCGTCATCGACGACGAAGGCTCCATCACGGAAAATCCGGTCATCAAGAACCTCGCCTCGTTCCTCTTCGACGGGACCGGCTACCGCTACAACCCACGCCGCTTCATCGGGTACCTCACCTTCGCCCTGAACTACAGCATGGGTGGGGTGGAGGTCACCGGGTACCACATCTTCAACACTGCCGTGCACCTCTTGAACGGCGCCTTCGTCTTCCTCCTCGTACGCCTGACGCAGCAGACACCGTTCCTCAAGACGACGGAGGAAGCGGAAGGCGCGGACCGCGGCATCGCTCCCGGAACGCTCGCGCCGCTCATAGCCGCCCTCCTTTTCGTCGCCCACCCGATTCAGACCCAGGCGATCACCTACGTGGTGCAGCGCTTCGCCTCGCTCGCCACCCTCTTCTACCTTGCCTCGCTCACCTGCTATATCCTGGCGCGTCTGCGGCAGAATTCCGGAGGGGGAGCACGGGGGCGTATCGTCGTCTGGTACCTGGGCGCTCTTCTCTGCGCCCTGCTGGCGATGAAAACCAAGGAGATCGCCTTCACCCTCCCCCTGACCGTCGCGCTCTACGAGTTCTCCTTCTTCGGCACCCCGTCGCGGAAGCGGTTACTCTTGCTGCTTCCGCTCGCGGCGCCCCTGCTCGTCGTCCCGCTCGGTCTCATGCAGTCGGGCAAACCGCTCGGAGATCTGCTAGGCGAAATGGACCGGCTCGCACGAGAGACGACCAGCATCGCGCGGGGTGACTACCTGCTCACCCAGTTCAGCGTAATCGTCACCTATTTAAGGCTCTTGCTCCTCCCTGTCGGGCAGAACCTCGACTACGACTACCCCGTCTTCCATACCCTCTTCGCCCCACGGGTCTTCTTCTCCTTGCTGCTGCTCGTCGCCCTGGCCGGGACCGGGGTCTACCTGTACCGCCGCTCGTCGCGCGCACCGCTGCAGCGGCTGGCCGGGTTCGGCATCTTCTGGTTCTTCATCACCCTGAGCGTCGAGTCGAGCGTCATCCCGATCCGGGACGTCATCTTCGAGCACAGGGTCTACCTCCCCTCGGTAGGGATCTTCTGTGCCGCCGCAGCGCTTCTCGCCCCCCTGCTCGCGCGGCTCGCGCCCCGTGCGGCGGCCGCCGCGGTCGGTGTTGTCGTCCTCGCGCTTGCCGTCTCCACCTGGCAGCGCAACCTGGTATGGGGGAGCGCGGTCAGTCTGTGGCAGGATTGTGCCGAGAAAGCACCCGGCAAGGCGCGCCCCCACAACAACCTGGCCATAGCGCTCCTCGCAGCGGGGCGCAACGACGAGGCAGCCGCCGAACTGAAGACCGCCCTGAAGCTCGACCCGGGGAACGTGGAGGCGCTAAGGAACCTGGGAGCGGCCTACGAGAAGACGGGAGGAGTGGAGCAGGCGATAAGCCAGTACCGGGCCGCACTGCAGGGGAACCCGGACAACAAGTACGCGCACTACAACCTGGCGGTTGCCTACAGCAAACAGGGGAAAACGGACCAGGCGCGCTCCGAGCTGCAGCTGGCGCTCAAGGTCGACCCGGAATACCCCGACGCACACAACAACCTCGGCGTGCTCTACGCCAACCAGGGGTTGATGAAAGAGGCGATCGCGGAGTTCAGTCTCGCGGTGAAATATGACCCGCGCTCCGCCGAAGGGCACAAGAACCTCGGCTTCGCGCTCGGTATGAACGGAAAGCAGGAAGAAGGGATGGCGGAGTTGCGGACGGCGGCCGATCTGCAGCCAGAAAATCCCGAGATTTACAACAGCATGGGGATCATATACGCGAATGAGGGGCGTTTCAGGGACGCGGCCTCCGCGTTCGAAAAAGCGGTGCAGCTTAGTCCGCAGGAGCAGAAGTACCTCAACAACCTGTACCACGCCAAAGCGCAAGGGGGGTGACGCGAAGGCGGTGGGACAGTGCCGGATGGATCAGCCGCAGACCTCGAAGGCGTCGTGGTAGGCGACCTCGCCGGCCGCGTTCTCGGCGCGGAAGGGGAGCGCGAGGAAGTACTCGGGAGGAACGCCAGGCAGGGTGAGCCCGTCACGGACCTTGAAGCCGAAGCGCCCGTAGTACGCCGGCTCGCCCAAGAGGACACAGCCGTCGCAGCCAAGGCGCTCAAGCCCTGCGAGTCCCGCCCGGATCAGCATGGAGCCGATTCCCTCCCCCTGGTGCTCCGGCTGCACCGAGACCGGCGCCAGGCCGAACCAGCGGCACGGCTTGCCGTCGATGGTGATGGGGGAAAAGGCGATGTGCCCGACCACCGCGCCGTCCAGCACGGCCACCAAAGAGACGCTGAGCGCCCCCGCCGAGCGCAGCCGCTCCACGAGGATGTGCTCGGTCTGGTTGCTGTAAGGGTGGCTGTGGAAGGCCGCTTCGACCACCCGTGTGATGGCGGCCGCATCCTCCGGCCGCTCCTTGCGTATCGTCAATTCTCCCGTTTCCAATCTTCCTCCCTGGCGCGGCAGCGCCCCTACCACCCGAGCGCGAGCTTGAGCCCCAGCACCCCGCCGAGCAACACGAAAAGTCCCCGCACCCAGTCATGCCCCTTGTGCCGCCCAAGTCTTGACCCCAGGTAGGCACCGAACACCGAGCCGACCGTCGAGGGGATCATGAGCCTGGCATCGGCAAAGCCGGCGGCGCTGTAGACGGCGACGGCGAAGCAGTTCCAGAAAAATGCGATGGCGTAATAACAGCCAAGCGAGGCGACCAGGGTCTGGCCGCGCCCCTTGGCAAGCAGCATGGAGGTGAAGAGCCCGTTCCCCGAACCGAAGAAGGACTCGTAAACGCCGAGCGGGTAGGCGAGCAGGCCGGTCATCCCGCGCGACAGAAGCGGCTCCCCCTCGCTGCGCCCAAGCGCCGGGTTGCACGCCACCACCGCGACGAGCAGGAGGATGATGCTGCCGATGACCCGCTGCAAAAGAGCAGCGTCGATCCCCCGCACGATGAGGGTCCCCCCCCACGCACCGGCGAGACCGCAGACGACCATGATCCGGAGCAGCGCCCAGTCCACCGGGCGCCCCTTCAGGTAGTTTCGCGCCGCCAGAGGCGTCCAGGCCGCCCCGTTCAACTGGTTCGAGGCGATGGCGACCGGCAGGGGAAACCCGAGCGCGAGCCAGACCGGCGTGGTCAGCATGGCCGACCCCGCCCCGCTCATCGAGCTCAGCAGCGAGGCAAGAAAGGCAACCGAAAGGATGATAAAAAAACGCATGAGCCCCTCCCTGAGGCAGCTCCTTTCTACCCCATCCGCCGGCAACATTCAATGTCAAAGGGCGCTGGAAGTATCTCACGACATCCGTCTCTCACGGCGGTTCTGTTATTACTTTGCTTTTTCCGCCCACTCAGTCGTGCGCTTTGACTCAAAACGTGATAATTTTTGTAAAAGCCTTCCCCAACTCCACGCGTTGCAGCGAGGTTCTTGTGTCACGCAAAAAATATATTCTCATAACATCTGCAGTCCTTGTCTTCCTGCTCTTGTTCATGGTAGCCATCCTTCCCACCATTGTCAGGATCAAAGCAGTGGAGGCTCTGCAAGAGAGCACCGGACGCAAGGCACACATCGAATCGGTGCGCTTCAACCCCTTCACGTTGACTGCCACGGTTGAGGGTTTTGCCATCGCGGAGAAAGAGGGACACCCCTTCATCGCTTTCCGGCGCCTTCAGGCGTCCCTGTCGCCGTCATCCCTTTTCAGAAGGGCCCTCATCCTCTCCGAAGTCACCCTCGACACCCCGACGGTGAACTTGGTGCGCAACGCGCCGAACCGCTTCAATTTCACCGACATCCTGGAAAGACAACCGAAGAAGAAAGAGGAAAAGCAAAGCGCACTGCGCTTCTCGCTCAACAACATCAGCATCAGGAACGGATCGATCGACTTCGACGACCGCATCGTCGGCGGCGGGAGAAAACATACGGTCCGGGCGCTGAACGTCGACATCCCCTTCATCAGCAACAGCCCCTACCTCGCCGATAAATACGTCGACCCGCGCATCTCGGCGCAGGTGGACGGCGCCCCCTTCACCTTCGCGGGAAAACTGAAGCCGCTCAGCAAGTCGCTGGAGACTTCTGTTCACGTGGGACTCAAGCGACTCGACCTGCCGCAGTACCTGGCCTATGCACCGGTGAAGCCCCCGGTCGACCTCACCTCCGGCAAGCTCACCGTCGACCTCGACATCGCCTACCGCATCTCGGCCGACAAAAAACCGGAACTGCTACTCAAAGGAACGAGCAGGCTCGACGCCGTCAGCATCGACCTTCCGGGTAAGAAGCCGCTCGCACGCGTCCCTGCGCTGGAGGTGAAAGCCGCCTCCCTCGAGGTGCTGGCCAAGAAGTTCCACTTCGACGCGATAACGGCCGAGGGGCTCGAACTCTTCGTCGAGCGGGACCGCCAAGGGGCATGGATGTTCTCCCGGCTCGCTCCGTCCGCGCCGGAAGGTGACAAACCGAAAGCGGCCGAACCTGCCGAAAAAACCGAGGTAGTGCTTACTTCCCTTGCGGTGTCCAACGCGACGGTTCACTTCCGGGACGAGCTCCCCAAGGGGGGCTTCAACACCAACATCTCCGAGATAAACCTCGCCGCTAAAAACTTCAGCACCGCTCCGGGGGCCCAGGCCGCGTACCAACTCTCCCTCAAAGCGGACGGAGAAGCCGCGCTGAAAACCGAGGGGACCTTCTCCGCTTCCCCCGTCGCAATCACATCGTCCATCACCCTCACTGGACTCAAAATCCAGCGCATCGGGCCTTACCTCAGCCCCTACCTCACCGCGCCGCTTCAGGGGACGCTCGGCCTGACCACGGAACTCGGCTACCGGGCCGAGGAGGGGTTATCGCTCAACAAGGGGGATATCTCCGTCGCCGGTCTTTCCACCCGCTACGGAAAGGAAGGGCTCGACCTGGCCCTTTTGCAGGTATCCGGAACAAGCTTCCGCCAAAAGGAGAACCGCCTCGAGATAGGCGACATCCGCCTGGCGCAAGGAAGCATCTCCCTTTCAAAGGAAGCGGACGGGAAGCTCTCCATAATGTCGCTCTTCCCGGCGCCATCCGCCCCAGCCCCCGCGTCCAAGCCGAAAAAGGCCAAGGCTGAACCGAAGGGAAGGCCGTTTTCCTATGTGGTGAAACAGACAAGGCTTGAGAAAATCAACGTCTCCTTTACCGACAAGACCTTCGAGGAGCCGCCCCGCTTCACGCTGCGCAACGCGAACCTGACCCTCGGAAACCTGCAGGGGCCGAAGTTCCAGCCGTCTCCCCTGCGCTTTTCCACCACCTACGGCAAGGGCGCCACGCTTAGGACGAACGGCACCCTCATGCCGGTTCCCTTCCGCTATCGTGGGAGCATCGGCATCAGCAGGCTGCCGATCAGCGACTTCGAGCCTTACTTCCCCGAGAGCTTCAACTTCTCGGTCATCGGCGGGAACCTCGATACGTCGGTCGACCTCGATCTCGCCCTCAAGGACGGCAAGGCGGTGGGGAGCTTCCGAGGTAACGCCGGGGTGCGCGACTTCCACAGTATCGACCTCACCGGCGACCAGGACCTCCTCAAGTGGGAGAGCCTGCAGTTCGACGCCTTCCAGGGTACCTTCGCGCCATTCACTCTGAGCATCCGCGAGGTCGCGCTGAACGACGTCTATTCTCGCATCATCATCAGAAAGGACGGCACCCTCAACCTGCAGGACTTGGTCCGGAAGGAGCCGGAAGCGCAGACGGCAGCTCCGGCGGCACCCACAGCACAGGCAGCCCCAGCGGCTCCCGCGGCACAGGCGGTTCCGGCTGCACTACCGGCGGCCGCACCCGGCGCCGTTGCAGCGCCTCCCGCGAGCCAGCGCCAGATCTCGGTAGGGAGCGTGACGATTCAAAACGGCACGCTCGCCTTCACGGACAACCACCTCCCCCAGACCTTCAACAGCACCTTCTACAACCTGGGGGGGAGGGTGAGCGGGCTCACTTCGGAAGCCTCCAAGTTCGCCGACGTGGACCTGCGCGGTAACCTGGAAAACCATTCGCCCATGCAGATCTCCGGGAGGCTCAACCCGCTGCGGGACGACCTCTTCGTCGACCTGAAGATCTCTTTCCGCGACATCGAGCTCGCC is a genomic window of Geomonas ferrireducens containing:
- a CDS encoding flavocytochrome c; this translates as MKSRLGILLAALLVLVSATVLWAGGAEPLAKLHQGKVACSDCHGKGKKVVVDDSEKGVNSRCVGCHGTLAELGGKSREEVNPHRSHLGDINCTTCHHGHTASWAYCLSCHAFDMKIPGGGAVATKAAATSRQAKRADKADIVVIGAGAAGFTAAITAHDAGAKVIIIEKQPITGGNSMLAAGGMNAAETVYQKEKGIPDSVDLMYKDTMTGGGNLNDPALAMVLAKNSASSVDWLTRLGADLSDVGRMGGASVNRTHRPKGGAAVGAHITEVLRKNAAQRNLDIRINSKVVKILEDKKGRVIGVRVAGKHSGEYTIKAKAVIIAAGGFSANPERVAFYRPEYKGMTTSNQPGATGDGIELGNQAGGELKDMKEIQIHPTVAAGSRTLITEAVRGNGAILVNHEGKRFVNELTTRDKCSAAILAQKGQSAFLVFDEGVRKSLKQIDGYFHLNLVSQGGSVRDLAAAIKVPADALEASIASYNKAVDDKNDAEFKRPDLPRALRTAGYYAIEVKPGVHYTMGGLKITIGSEVLGKDGKVIPGLYAAGEGTGGVHGKNRLGGNSISQTITFGRIAGENAAKMAMGK
- a CDS encoding GNAT family N-acetyltransferase, giving the protein METGELTIRKERPEDAAAITRVVEAAFHSHPYSNQTEHILVERLRSAGALSVSLVAVLDGAVVGHIAFSPITIDGKPCRWFGLAPVSVQPEHQGEGIGSMLIRAGLAGLERLGCDGCVLLGEPAYYGRFGFKVRDGLTLPGVPPEYFLALPFRAENAAGEVAYHDAFEVCG
- a CDS encoding DUF748 domain-containing protein — its product is MSRKKYILITSAVLVFLLLFMVAILPTIVRIKAVEALQESTGRKAHIESVRFNPFTLTATVEGFAIAEKEGHPFIAFRRLQASLSPSSLFRRALILSEVTLDTPTVNLVRNAPNRFNFTDILERQPKKKEEKQSALRFSLNNISIRNGSIDFDDRIVGGGRKHTVRALNVDIPFISNSPYLADKYVDPRISAQVDGAPFTFAGKLKPLSKSLETSVHVGLKRLDLPQYLAYAPVKPPVDLTSGKLTVDLDIAYRISADKKPELLLKGTSRLDAVSIDLPGKKPLARVPALEVKAASLEVLAKKFHFDAITAEGLELFVERDRQGAWMFSRLAPSAPEGDKPKAAEPAEKTEVVLTSLAVSNATVHFRDELPKGGFNTNISEINLAAKNFSTAPGAQAAYQLSLKADGEAALKTEGTFSASPVAITSSITLTGLKIQRIGPYLSPYLTAPLQGTLGLTTELGYRAEEGLSLNKGDISVAGLSTRYGKEGLDLALLQVSGTSFRQKENRLEIGDIRLAQGSISLSKEADGKLSIMSLFPAPSAPAPASKPKKAKAEPKGRPFSYVVKQTRLEKINVSFTDKTFEEPPRFTLRNANLTLGNLQGPKFQPSPLRFSTTYGKGATLRTNGTLMPVPFRYRGSIGISRLPISDFEPYFPESFNFSVIGGNLDTSVDLDLALKDGKAVGSFRGNAGVRDFHSIDLTGDQDLLKWESLQFDAFQGTFAPFTLSIREVALNDVYSRIIIRKDGTLNLQDLVRKEPEAQTAAPAAPTAQAAPAAPAAQAVPAALPAAAPGAVAAPPASQRQISVGSVTIQNGTLAFTDNHLPQTFNSTFYNLGGRVSGLTSEASKFADVDLRGNLENHSPMQISGRLNPLRDDLFVDLKISFRDIELAPATPYSGTYLGYAIDKGKLFLDLKYLIERKQLTSENKVFIDQFTFGKKVDSDQATSLPVRLAIALLKDRNGEIHLDLPVTGRTDDPQFSVWRLIGQVLKNLLVKAATSPFALLSSLGGGGQDFSMVSFEAGSSALSANEAKKLTQLAKVVADRPALKLEIKGFVDKGRDPEGYRQELLARKVRNEKFLFLVKEQQVKEGENSETVQVTPEEYSKFLKAVYKKEKFPKPRNALGMVKDLPDNEMKKLIIANTVVGENELQSLARERAAAVVDYLVAKGGLPAEKLFQGSGDIYKAPEKESATSSRVEFNAIAR
- a CDS encoding sulfite exporter TauE/SafE family protein; this encodes MRFFIILSVAFLASLLSSMSGAGSAMLTTPVWLALGFPLPVAIASNQLNGAAWTPLAARNYLKGRPVDWALLRIMVVCGLAGAWGGTLIVRGIDAALLQRVIGSIILLLVAVVACNPALGRSEGEPLLSRGMTGLLAYPLGVYESFFGSGNGLFTSMLLAKGRGQTLVASLGCYYAIAFFWNCFAVAVYSAAGFADARLMIPSTVGSVFGAYLGSRLGRHKGHDWVRGLFVLLGGVLGLKLALGW
- a CDS encoding tetratricopeptide repeat protein, encoding MGKERAARQETRQNQSTATGVRRSPFEILGGSAWLQLALIALVGLLAYSNTFHAPFVIDDEGSITENPVIKNLASFLFDGTGYRYNPRRFIGYLTFALNYSMGGVEVTGYHIFNTAVHLLNGAFVFLLVRLTQQTPFLKTTEEAEGADRGIAPGTLAPLIAALLFVAHPIQTQAITYVVQRFASLATLFYLASLTCYILARLRQNSGGGARGRIVVWYLGALLCALLAMKTKEIAFTLPLTVALYEFSFFGTPSRKRLLLLLPLAAPLLVVPLGLMQSGKPLGDLLGEMDRLARETTSIARGDYLLTQFSVIVTYLRLLLLPVGQNLDYDYPVFHTLFAPRVFFSLLLLVALAGTGVYLYRRSSRAPLQRLAGFGIFWFFITLSVESSVIPIRDVIFEHRVYLPSVGIFCAAAALLAPLLARLAPRAAAAAVGVVVLALAVSTWQRNLVWGSAVSLWQDCAEKAPGKARPHNNLAIALLAAGRNDEAAAELKTALKLDPGNVEALRNLGAAYEKTGGVEQAISQYRAALQGNPDNKYAHYNLAVAYSKQGKTDQARSELQLALKVDPEYPDAHNNLGVLYANQGLMKEAIAEFSLAVKYDPRSAEGHKNLGFALGMNGKQEEGMAELRTAADLQPENPEIYNSMGIIYANEGRFRDAASAFEKAVQLSPQEQKYLNNLYHAKAQGG